In a genomic window of Halostella litorea:
- a CDS encoding Lrp/AsnC family transcriptional regulator, with product MVHAFIMVKTAAGKSEDLLDAVRGLGQVDEAHIVAGDYDLITEVDVDEVYDVLHTASSSIQGLDGVADTKTYISMG from the coding sequence ATGGTTCACGCGTTCATCATGGTGAAGACTGCCGCCGGGAAGTCCGAGGACCTGCTCGACGCCGTCCGGGGGCTCGGACAGGTCGACGAGGCCCACATCGTCGCCGGCGACTACGACCTCATCACCGAGGTCGACGTCGACGAGGTGTACGACGTGCTCCACACCGCCTCGTCGAGCATCCAGGGGCTCGACGGCGTCGCCGACACGAAGACGTACATCTCGATGGGCTGA
- the pdhA gene encoding pyruvate dehydrogenase (acetyl-transferring) E1 component subunit alpha, whose product MHRVIGEREFDETSLSADGARAIYRDMVRARRFDERALALQRRGWMSGYPPFEGQEGSQVAAAHAMADDDWLLPTYRSNAMQIARGVPMSDILLFRRGHAEFRSDHDVPTFPQAVPIATQIPHAAGVGMAANYRDADHGVLCYFGDGATSEGDFHEGLNFAGVFDTPTVFFCENNGWAISLPRERQTASDTIAEKAEAYGFEGLQVDGNDPLAVYEAVGAALDRARDGEPVLVESLTYRQGAHTTSDDPGRYRDDEPDLPDWRTRDPVERFEEYLRDAGIVDDAFVETVREDADDELDRAVETAEEADDADPADVFDHVYADPPAALRAQKESVLSAADREE is encoded by the coding sequence ATGCACCGAGTCATCGGCGAGCGGGAGTTCGACGAGACGTCGCTCTCGGCGGACGGCGCGCGGGCGATCTACCGCGACATGGTACGGGCGCGGCGGTTCGACGAGCGGGCGCTCGCGCTCCAACGCCGCGGCTGGATGAGCGGCTACCCGCCGTTCGAGGGCCAGGAGGGGTCGCAGGTCGCGGCCGCCCACGCGATGGCCGACGACGACTGGCTCCTCCCGACCTACCGGTCCAACGCGATGCAGATCGCCCGCGGCGTCCCGATGAGCGACATCCTCCTCTTCCGGCGGGGCCACGCCGAGTTCCGCTCGGACCACGACGTCCCGACGTTCCCGCAGGCGGTGCCCATCGCCACGCAGATCCCCCACGCGGCGGGCGTCGGGATGGCCGCGAACTACCGCGACGCCGACCACGGCGTCCTCTGTTACTTCGGCGACGGCGCGACCAGCGAGGGCGACTTCCACGAGGGGCTGAACTTCGCCGGCGTGTTCGATACGCCGACGGTCTTCTTCTGCGAGAACAACGGCTGGGCGATCAGCCTGCCCCGGGAGCGCCAGACCGCCAGCGACACCATCGCGGAGAAGGCCGAGGCGTACGGTTTCGAGGGGCTGCAGGTCGACGGGAACGACCCGCTGGCCGTCTACGAGGCCGTCGGCGCGGCGCTGGACCGGGCGCGGGACGGCGAACCGGTACTCGTCGAGAGCCTCACGTACCGGCAGGGCGCACACACCACCAGCGACGACCCCGGCCGGTACCGCGACGACGAACCGGACCTGCCGGACTGGCGGACCCGGGACCCGGTCGAGCGCTTCGAGGAGTACCTCCGCGACGCCGGCATCGTCGACGACGCGTTCGTCGAGACGGTCCGGGAAGACGCCGACGACGAACTCGACCGCGCCGTCGAGACGGCCGAGGAGGCCGACGACGCGGACCCCGCGGACGTGTTCGACCACGTGTACGCCGACCCGCCCGCGGCGCTGCGCGCCCAGAAGGAGTCGGTGCTGTCGGCGGCCGACCGCGAGGAGTAG
- the tmk gene encoding dTMP kinase, which yields MLVTLEGLDGSGKTTVAEALRDAYPDATFTREPTDSWYGEAVDRSLADDDADPLAELFLYTADHAAHLADVVRPALARGDLVISDRYSDSRYAYQGASLEGEVKRPMEYVRGIHQPFTVDPDLTIYLDLDPHTAAERSAGANKFERAEYLAGVQDNYETLIERDPGRFVRVDATRSPEHVVAAAEDAVETALERR from the coding sequence ATGCTCGTGACCCTGGAGGGGTTGGACGGGAGCGGCAAGACCACGGTGGCGGAGGCGCTCCGGGACGCCTACCCCGACGCGACGTTCACCCGCGAACCGACCGACAGCTGGTACGGCGAGGCGGTCGACCGGTCGCTCGCGGACGACGACGCCGACCCCCTCGCGGAACTGTTCCTCTACACGGCCGACCACGCCGCCCACCTGGCCGACGTCGTCCGGCCGGCGCTGGCCCGGGGGGACCTCGTCATCTCCGACCGCTACTCGGACTCGCGGTATGCCTACCAGGGGGCGTCGCTGGAGGGCGAGGTAAAGCGGCCGATGGAGTACGTCCGGGGGATCCACCAGCCCTTCACCGTCGACCCCGACCTGACCATCTACCTCGACCTCGACCCCCACACCGCCGCCGAGCGCAGCGCCGGCGCGAACAAGTTCGAGCGGGCGGAGTACCTCGCCGGCGTGCAGGACAACTACGAGACGCTGATCGAACGCGACCCCGGGCGGTTCGTCCGGGTGGACGCGACGCGCTCGCCGGAACACGTCGTGGCGGCCGCCGAGGACGCCGTCGAGACGGCGCTAGAGCGGCGATAA
- a CDS encoding complex I NDUFA9 subunit family protein gives MRVLVTGGTGFIGERLCGELADRGHDVTALARNPEDGDLPADIDRATGDVTAYDSIEAAFEGQDAVVNLVALSPLFKPKGGATHESVHLGGTENVVRAAEEHGVGRIVQMSALGADADGPTAYIRTKGQAESVVRESDLEWTIVRPSVVFGEGGEFVSFTKKLTPPVLAPLPGGGKTRFQPIWVGDLVPMLADCVEDDDHVGETYEIGGPEVLTLAQVAKRARRAAGHSVTVVPVPMALAGVGLKVAGAIPGFPMGADQYRSLKFDNTTASNDVDAFGRSEDELTTLSAYLGVDM, from the coding sequence ATGAGAGTTCTGGTCACCGGCGGAACGGGGTTCATCGGGGAGCGACTGTGCGGCGAACTCGCCGACCGCGGCCACGACGTCACCGCGCTCGCCCGGAACCCCGAGGACGGCGACCTGCCCGCCGACATCGACCGGGCGACGGGCGACGTGACGGCGTACGACTCCATCGAGGCGGCGTTCGAGGGACAGGACGCCGTCGTCAACCTCGTCGCGCTGTCGCCGCTGTTCAAGCCCAAGGGCGGCGCGACCCACGAGAGCGTCCACCTCGGCGGGACCGAGAACGTCGTCCGGGCCGCCGAGGAACACGGTGTCGGCCGGATCGTCCAGATGAGCGCGCTCGGCGCGGACGCCGACGGGCCGACGGCGTACATCCGCACGAAGGGGCAGGCCGAGTCCGTCGTCCGGGAGTCGGACCTGGAGTGGACGATCGTCCGCCCCTCGGTCGTGTTCGGGGAGGGCGGCGAGTTCGTCTCCTTCACGAAGAAGCTCACCCCACCCGTGCTCGCCCCGCTGCCCGGCGGCGGGAAGACGCGCTTCCAGCCGATCTGGGTCGGCGACCTCGTGCCGATGCTGGCCGACTGCGTCGAGGACGACGACCACGTCGGCGAGACCTACGAGATAGGCGGGCCGGAGGTGCTGACGCTCGCGCAGGTCGCAAAGCGCGCGCGCCGCGCCGCCGGGCACTCCGTGACGGTCGTCCCGGTGCCGATGGCGCTGGCCGGCGTCGGCCTGAAGGTCGCTGGGGCGATCCCCGGGTTCCCCATGGGCGCGGACCAGTACCGGTCGCTCAAGTTCGACAACACCACGGCGTCGAACGACGTCGACGCGTTCGGGCGGTCCGAGGACGAGTTGACGACGCTGTCGGCGTACCTCGGGGTCGACATGTAA
- a CDS encoding tubulin/FtsZ family protein encodes MKLAMIGFGQAGGKIVDKFLEYDERSGSGIVRSAVAVNTAKADLMGLERIPEDQRVLIGQSRVKGHGVGADNELGAEVAEEDIDEVQGAIDNIPVHEVDAFLIIAGMGGGTGSGGAPVLAKHLKRIYTEPVYGLGVLPGSDEGGIYTLNAARSFQTFVREVDNLLVFDNDAWRKAGESVEGGYEEINDEIVKRFGILFGAGEVGEGDEVAESVVDSSEIINTLSGGGVSTVGYAREEVETQDDGGLLSRFTGGEDDGIDTAHTTNRITSLVRKAALGRLTLPCEIEGTERALLVMSGPPQHLNRKGIERGRKWLEEQTGSMEVRGGDYPVPASNFVASVILLSGVNDVPRIKELQQVAIEAQDNIEEIREESEDNLESLVEDDEDELEPLF; translated from the coding sequence ATGAAACTGGCGATGATCGGATTCGGACAGGCTGGTGGGAAAATCGTCGACAAGTTCCTGGAGTACGACGAGCGTTCGGGCAGTGGGATCGTCCGCTCGGCCGTCGCGGTAAACACCGCGAAGGCGGATCTGATGGGACTGGAGCGGATCCCGGAGGATCAGCGCGTACTCATCGGGCAGTCGCGAGTCAAGGGCCACGGCGTCGGCGCCGACAACGAGCTCGGTGCCGAAGTGGCCGAGGAGGACATCGACGAGGTACAGGGCGCGATAGACAACATTCCGGTTCACGAAGTCGACGCGTTCCTCATCATCGCCGGGATGGGTGGGGGGACCGGCAGCGGCGGCGCGCCGGTGCTGGCAAAGCACCTGAAGCGCATCTACACCGAGCCCGTCTACGGGCTCGGCGTGCTGCCGGGCAGCGACGAGGGGGGCATCTACACGCTGAACGCCGCCCGCTCGTTCCAGACGTTCGTCCGGGAGGTCGACAACCTCCTCGTCTTCGACAACGACGCCTGGCGGAAGGCGGGCGAGTCCGTCGAGGGCGGCTACGAGGAGATAAACGACGAGATCGTCAAGCGCTTCGGCATCCTCTTTGGCGCCGGCGAGGTCGGCGAGGGCGACGAGGTCGCCGAGAGCGTCGTCGACTCCAGCGAGATCATCAACACCCTCTCGGGCGGCGGGGTCTCCACGGTCGGCTACGCCCGCGAGGAGGTCGAGACCCAGGACGACGGCGGGCTCCTCTCCCGCTTTACCGGCGGCGAGGACGACGGGATCGACACCGCACACACCACGAACCGCATCACCAGCCTCGTCCGCAAGGCCGCGCTGGGTCGGCTGACGCTGCCCTGTGAGATCGAGGGTACCGAGCGCGCGCTCCTCGTGATGAGCGGCCCGCCCCAGCATCTCAACCGGAAAGGGATAGAGCGCGGGCGGAAGTGGCTCGAAGAGCAGACCGGCTCGATGGAGGTCCGCGGCGGCGACTACCCCGTCCCCGCCTCGAACTTCGTCGCCAGCGTCATCCTGCTGTCCGGCGTCAACGACGTGCCCCGGATCAAGGAGCTCCAGCAGGTCGCCATCGAGGCCCAGGACAACATCGAGGAGATACGCGAGGAAAGCGAAGATAACTTAGAGAGCTTGGTCGAAGATGACGAAGATGAACTCGAACCGCTGTTCTAA
- a CDS encoding DUF4398 domain-containing protein: protein MTKMNSNRCSKLATLLVVALVALAAVPPAAAVATVEADGAPGDAEVGEEVSTTYTFTDLYADDTPRQWTLRGETNLTNATWTVTAYDNAGDQVGQTQSYGGSSFEYDVVADDDVAELEVTLTGTVPEVENYTYDPQQSFRLTEFTEVRDGGGTTEIDSWETNHYTTASSDAREALDSARQAIDDADESGADVTEAESSFRNARQAYESGEFDLATNLAEEAESKATNAQESTEQTEQRNTMLLYGGIGLVALVLIGGAVYWYRQQGDDYDKLG, encoded by the coding sequence ATGACGAAGATGAACTCGAACCGCTGTTCTAAGCTCGCGACACTGCTCGTCGTCGCCCTGGTCGCCCTCGCCGCGGTCCCGCCAGCCGCGGCCGTGGCGACCGTCGAGGCCGACGGCGCGCCCGGCGACGCGGAAGTCGGCGAGGAGGTATCGACTACCTACACGTTCACCGACCTCTACGCGGACGACACGCCCCGACAGTGGACGCTCCGCGGCGAGACCAACCTGACCAACGCTACCTGGACCGTCACCGCATACGACAACGCGGGCGACCAGGTGGGACAGACCCAGAGCTACGGGGGTAGCTCCTTCGAGTACGACGTGGTCGCCGACGACGACGTGGCCGAACTCGAAGTGACGCTCACCGGCACCGTCCCCGAGGTCGAGAACTACACGTACGACCCCCAGCAGTCGTTCCGCCTGACGGAGTTCACGGAGGTCCGCGATGGCGGCGGCACGACCGAGATCGATAGCTGGGAGACGAACCACTACACGACCGCGAGCAGCGATGCCCGCGAGGCGCTCGACAGCGCCCGTCAGGCGATCGACGACGCCGACGAGAGCGGCGCGGACGTCACCGAGGCCGAGAGCTCCTTCCGGAACGCCCGGCAGGCCTACGAGTCCGGCGAGTTCGACCTCGCGACGAACCTCGCCGAGGAGGCCGAGAGCAAGGCGACCAACGCCCAGGAGTCGACCGAACAGACGGAGCAGCGCAACACGATGCTCCTCTACGGCGGCATCGGGCTGGTCGCGCTCGTGCTGATCGGCGGCGCGGTGTACTGGTACCGCCAGCAGGGCGACGACTACGACAAGCTGGGCTGA
- the cofC gene encoding 2-phospho-L-lactate guanylyltransferase, which translates to MRTVVPYADEQPKTRLSDVLAPEERRAFARAMLDDVLAAVRAAGGEPTVLSTGTLDVDAPVTVDERALSPAVNAALDDAAGPVAVVMADLALATGDAVERLYAAEADVAIAPGLGGGTNALAVRHSGFRVDYHGVSVRDHRERARTVGASVAAVDSFRLATDVDERADLAEVLLHGAGAARDWLVDAGFEVVADGGRVGVRR; encoded by the coding sequence ATGCGCACCGTCGTCCCGTACGCCGACGAGCAGCCGAAGACCCGCCTGAGCGACGTCCTCGCGCCCGAGGAACGCCGGGCGTTCGCCCGCGCGATGCTCGACGACGTGCTGGCGGCGGTCCGCGCGGCGGGCGGCGAGCCGACGGTGCTTTCGACGGGGACGCTCGACGTCGACGCGCCGGTGACCGTCGACGAGCGGGCGCTCTCGCCGGCGGTCAACGCCGCCCTCGACGACGCCGCGGGCCCCGTCGCGGTCGTCATGGCCGACCTGGCGCTGGCCACCGGCGACGCCGTCGAACGGCTGTACGCCGCCGAGGCCGACGTGGCTATCGCGCCGGGCCTCGGCGGCGGGACGAACGCGCTGGCCGTCCGCCACAGCGGGTTCCGGGTCGACTACCACGGCGTCTCCGTCCGCGACCACCGCGAGCGGGCCCGCACGGTCGGCGCGAGCGTCGCCGCCGTCGACTCGTTCCGGCTGGCGACCGACGTGGACGAGCGCGCGGACCTCGCGGAGGTGTTGCTCCACGGCGCGGGCGCGGCGCGGGACTGGCTCGTCGACGCCGGCTTCGAGGTGGTCGCCGACGGCGGCCGCGTCGGCGTGCGCCGGTGA
- the cofG gene encoding 7,8-didemethyl-8-hydroxy-5-deazariboflavin synthase subunit CofG — protein sequence MIPGADEYGIDLTIADGAVEELLDVTPDDVSPAGELSFARNVFVPLTTACRYTCTYCTYFDPPGEATLMSPEEVRDVCRTGADAGCTEALFTFGDDPDDRYEAVHAQLDEWGHDSIHDYLRRVCGIALEEGLLPHANPGDQTREEMARVADLNASMGVMLETTADVGAHAGPRAKNPGQRLNTIRNAGELGVPFTTGILIGIGDDWADRAESLLAIREMHGRYGHVQEVIVQPVAENERWRGPTPSVDDLRRAVAMARYCLPDSVSVQVPPNLAPAREVVDCGIDDLGGVSPVTDDHINPDYAWPALRELRDIADGAGVPLRERLPVYERYLPGDLRPAGFDGDPAPGDWLSDRVRAALTAGDGAGERYRAVLRGESLAAD from the coding sequence ATGATCCCGGGGGCAGACGAGTACGGCATCGACCTCACGATAGCCGACGGCGCGGTCGAGGAACTGCTCGACGTGACCCCCGACGACGTGTCGCCGGCGGGCGAACTCTCCTTCGCGCGGAACGTCTTCGTGCCGCTGACGACCGCCTGCCGCTACACCTGCACGTACTGCACCTACTTCGACCCGCCGGGCGAGGCGACGCTGATGTCCCCCGAGGAGGTCCGTGACGTGTGCCGGACCGGCGCGGACGCGGGCTGTACGGAGGCGCTGTTTACGTTCGGCGACGACCCGGACGACCGCTACGAGGCGGTCCACGCGCAACTGGACGAGTGGGGCCACGACTCGATCCACGACTACCTCCGGCGCGTCTGTGGGATCGCGCTGGAGGAGGGCCTGCTCCCCCACGCCAACCCGGGCGACCAGACCCGCGAGGAGATGGCCCGCGTCGCGGACCTGAACGCCAGCATGGGGGTGATGCTGGAGACGACCGCCGACGTGGGGGCCCACGCCGGCCCGCGGGCGAAGAACCCGGGCCAGCGGCTCAACACCATCCGCAACGCGGGCGAACTCGGCGTCCCGTTCACGACGGGCATCCTGATCGGCATCGGCGACGACTGGGCCGACCGCGCGGAGAGCCTGCTCGCGATCCGCGAGATGCACGGGCGGTACGGCCACGTCCAGGAGGTGATCGTCCAGCCGGTCGCCGAGAACGAGCGGTGGCGCGGGCCGACGCCCTCGGTCGACGACCTCCGGCGCGCGGTGGCGATGGCGCGGTACTGCCTGCCCGACTCGGTGTCCGTGCAGGTGCCGCCGAACCTCGCGCCGGCCCGCGAGGTGGTCGACTGCGGCATCGACGACCTTGGCGGCGTCTCGCCGGTGACCGACGACCACATCAACCCGGACTACGCGTGGCCCGCGCTGCGCGAACTGCGGGACATCGCCGACGGCGCGGGCGTCCCGCTCCGCGAGCGCCTGCCGGTGTACGAGCGGTACCTGCCGGGGGACCTGCGCCCGGCGGGGTTCGACGGCGACCCCGCGCCCGGCGACTGGCTGAGCGACCGGGTCCGGGCGGCGCTGACCGCCGGCGACGGGGCGGGCGAGCGGTACCGCGCGGTGCTGCGCGGCGAGTCGCTCGCGGCGGACTGA
- a CDS encoding complex I subunit 1/NuoH family protein, translated as MTATTLPETFARELSLGTGPVGGAVAGLLGAAVVSLILLTNAAVAGPWAKRKVLADIWGKKGPDRMGPFGVLIIVADVVRLLSKELIVPEGVDRPAYDVAPLLVTFSALFGFAVIPMGSGIQVADPATGVVFAFAAASLATLGMTMAGYASNNKFSLIGALRAVAQNIAYEIPLVVTAASVVLLAGTMRTSEIVAAQQGTLVSVAGVGLPSWYAFVNPFAFALFVVANLAEVGRNPFDTPEAPTEIVAGFQTEYSSVYFVLLYLGEFLHIFLGGGLIATLFLGGPAGPVLPGIVWFLIKMWAVFLFTQWARSAMPRLRIDQLISVGWKGLLVLSFVNLVLTALVLPFIV; from the coding sequence ATGACAGCCACGACGCTCCCGGAGACGTTCGCCCGGGAACTGAGCCTCGGGACGGGACCGGTCGGCGGGGCCGTCGCCGGCCTGCTCGGCGCGGCGGTGGTCTCGCTGATACTGCTGACCAACGCCGCCGTCGCGGGGCCGTGGGCCAAGCGGAAGGTGCTGGCCGACATCTGGGGGAAGAAAGGCCCCGACCGGATGGGTCCGTTCGGGGTGTTGATCATCGTCGCCGACGTCGTTCGGCTGTTGTCGAAGGAACTCATCGTCCCGGAGGGCGTCGACCGCCCCGCGTACGACGTCGCTCCGCTCCTCGTGACGTTCTCGGCCCTCTTCGGCTTCGCCGTCATCCCCATGGGCAGCGGGATACAGGTCGCCGACCCCGCGACCGGCGTCGTCTTCGCCTTCGCCGCGGCGTCGCTGGCGACGCTGGGAATGACGATGGCCGGCTACGCCTCGAACAACAAGTTCTCGCTCATCGGCGCGCTGCGCGCCGTCGCCCAGAACATCGCCTACGAGATCCCGCTGGTCGTCACGGCCGCCTCCGTCGTCCTGCTCGCGGGCACGATGCGGACGAGCGAGATCGTCGCCGCCCAGCAGGGGACGCTCGTCTCGGTCGCCGGCGTCGGCCTGCCGTCGTGGTACGCCTTCGTCAACCCGTTCGCGTTCGCGCTGTTCGTGGTGGCGAACTTGGCGGAGGTCGGCCGGAACCCGTTCGACACGCCGGAAGCGCCGACGGAGATCGTCGCCGGCTTCCAGACGGAGTACTCGTCGGTGTACTTCGTGTTGCTGTACCTCGGCGAGTTCCTGCACATCTTCCTCGGCGGCGGGCTGATCGCCACGCTGTTTCTCGGCGGCCCGGCCGGCCCGGTGCTGCCGGGGATCGTCTGGTTCCTGATCAAGATGTGGGCGGTGTTCCTGTTCACGCAGTGGGCGCGGTCGGCGATGCCCCGCCTCCGAATCGACCAGCTCATCAGCGTCGGCTGGAAGGGGCTGCTGGTGCTGTCGTTCGTCAACCTCGTGCTGACGGCGCTCGTCCTGCCGTTCATCGTGTAG
- a CDS encoding helix-turn-helix domain-containing protein: MRYVTVRVTPTEGTGFHPIGEALSEEPSVTRGAIHRTELLSDGTGVMLAEARGDLKRYEAILDASPRVIDYAVTGADGWWYSYTHYRPTDLTRRMMEHQRDSELILEMPIDVAEDGSYDMTLVGDEGAFADAVMTDSDQLSVTVLETGDRPPQVDELFGTLTARQQEVLEAAVRLGYYENPREATHEAIAERVDASPSTVGEHLRKIESRVFSRFVRSGASDDPRPTP, from the coding sequence ATGCGGTACGTGACGGTCCGGGTCACGCCGACCGAGGGGACGGGCTTTCACCCGATCGGGGAGGCGCTCTCCGAGGAGCCGTCGGTGACGCGGGGCGCGATCCACCGAACCGAACTGCTCTCCGACGGGACGGGCGTGATGCTCGCCGAGGCGCGCGGCGACCTGAAGCGGTACGAGGCGATCCTCGACGCCTCGCCCCGCGTCATCGACTACGCCGTCACGGGCGCGGACGGCTGGTGGTACTCGTACACGCACTACCGGCCGACCGACCTCACCCGCCGGATGATGGAACACCAGCGCGACTCGGAACTGATCCTGGAGATGCCCATCGACGTCGCGGAGGACGGCTCCTACGACATGACGCTGGTGGGCGACGAGGGCGCGTTCGCCGACGCCGTGATGACCGACAGCGACCAGCTGTCGGTGACGGTGCTGGAGACGGGCGACCGCCCGCCGCAGGTCGACGAGCTGTTCGGGACGCTCACCGCGCGCCAGCAGGAGGTGCTGGAGGCGGCCGTCCGGCTGGGCTACTACGAGAACCCGCGGGAGGCGACCCACGAGGCGATCGCCGAGCGCGTCGACGCCTCGCCCAGCACCGTCGGCGAGCACCTGCGCAAGATCGAGTCCCGCGTCTTCTCGCGGTTCGTCCGGTCCGGCGCGAGCGACGACCCGCGGCCGACGCCGTAG
- the cofH gene encoding 7,8-didemethyl-8-hydroxy-5-deazariboflavin synthase subunit CofH, whose product MTDAATTGPGSGEAIRFEHRPETDQSFENALAKARDGERLTVADGVELMTTGTDADGIDHERKERVLELADRRRAEEVGDEVTFVANLNNNVTTACNTGCLFCNFKNTAENFEADSDEAHAGFTKTPAESREIVRDAVEMGIYEVTSVSGLHPGFALDDEHLEILEASDRGDLNYKPPERYETDPGTYCEQMDAMSVDGVHLHSMTPEEAYHARRGTDWSYEEVYGRLKDAGLDSVPGTAAEILVDEVRDVICPGKIGTDEWLEAMEAAADVGLDTTSTIMYGHVENEMHRVRHLDRIRDLQDRTDAITEFVPLSFVHENTPLYEYGMVDSGASDAEDELMVAVSRLFLDNVDHVQSSWVKHGDAQGLKLLNCGADDFMGTILSEEITKRAGGDYGEYRSFDEYVDMITAIGRTPVERSTDYRQRRVLNVDDRPHGPELGPKADGTPMLRRETRVADD is encoded by the coding sequence ATGACCGACGCGGCCACGACCGGACCGGGGAGCGGCGAGGCGATCCGGTTCGAGCACCGCCCCGAGACCGACCAGTCGTTCGAGAACGCGCTGGCGAAGGCCCGCGACGGCGAGCGGCTGACCGTCGCCGACGGCGTCGAACTCATGACGACGGGGACCGACGCCGACGGCATCGACCACGAGCGCAAGGAGCGGGTGCTGGAACTCGCCGACCGCCGCCGGGCCGAGGAGGTCGGCGACGAGGTGACGTTCGTCGCCAACCTCAACAACAACGTGACGACGGCGTGCAACACGGGCTGTCTGTTCTGCAACTTCAAGAACACCGCCGAGAACTTCGAGGCCGACAGCGACGAGGCCCACGCCGGCTTCACGAAGACGCCAGCCGAGTCCCGCGAAATCGTCCGGGACGCCGTCGAGATGGGGATCTACGAGGTCACCTCCGTCTCCGGCCTCCACCCCGGGTTCGCCCTCGACGACGAACACCTGGAGATCCTCGAAGCCAGCGACCGCGGTGACCTGAACTACAAGCCGCCCGAGCGCTACGAGACCGACCCCGGGACCTACTGCGAGCAGATGGACGCGATGAGTGTCGACGGCGTCCACCTCCACTCGATGACGCCCGAGGAGGCCTACCATGCCCGCCGGGGCACCGACTGGTCCTACGAGGAGGTGTACGGCCGCCTCAAGGACGCCGGCCTCGACAGCGTTCCCGGCACCGCCGCGGAGATACTCGTCGACGAGGTCCGCGACGTCATCTGCCCCGGCAAGATCGGCACCGACGAGTGGCTCGAAGCGATGGAGGCCGCCGCCGACGTCGGCCTCGACACCACGTCGACGATCATGTACGGCCACGTCGAAAACGAGATGCACCGCGTCCGGCATCTCGACCGGATCCGCGACCTGCAGGACCGCACGGACGCGATCACCGAGTTCGTCCCGCTCTCGTTCGTCCACGAGAACACGCCGCTGTACGAGTACGGCATGGTCGACTCGGGGGCGAGCGACGCCGAGGACGAACTGATGGTCGCCGTCTCGCGGCTGTTCCTCGACAACGTCGACCACGTCCAGTCGTCGTGGGTGAAACACGGCGACGCGCAGGGGCTGAAGCTGCTCAACTGCGGCGCGGACGACTTCATGGGCACCATCCTCTCCGAGGAGATCACCAAGCGCGCCGGCGGCGACTACGGCGAGTACCGCTCGTTCGACGAGTACGTCGACATGATAACCGCCATCGGCCGTACGCCCGTCGAGCGCTCCACCGACTACCGGCAGCGCCGGGTCCTAAACGTCGACGACCGCCCGCACGGCCCCGAACTCGGCCCGAAGGCCGACGGGACGCCGATGCTCCGGCGCGAGACGCGCGTCGCCGACGACTGA